In Deltaproteobacteria bacterium HGW-Deltaproteobacteria-6, the genomic stretch GCCTGCACAAGCGTGTGCGCCTGCTTCATCTTCCTTCTTTCGGCGATTATGCCGATTATGTTTTCAGCCCCGCAGGAACCGAAGAAGAACTCTATCACATGATCGACGCCGTCACGACCAACAAGACCGATTTCTTCCGCGAATCCAAACATTTTGATTTTCTTACCGCTCATGTGCTTCCCCGCGGCGGCGAAATGTATTCCACGACCCGTCATATGCAATTTTGGTCAGCCGGATGCTCCACGGGCGAAGAGCCTTATACGCTGGCCATGGTTCTGGCCGAACATGCCCGGAGACATCCGTCATTTCATTTTTCAATAACGGCCACGGATATTTCCACAAAAGTTCTGCGCCAGGCCGCCACGGCAATTTATCCGCACGATAAAATCGAACCGGTGCCCATGGCTCTACGCAAACAATATCTGCTGAAAAGCAGGAACGGCCGCGACGTACGTATTGCTCCCGGACTGCGCGCCTGCGTTAAGTTTGCACGGCTCAATTTCATGGATACCCGCTATGCAATGCCAGACGCGTTCGATGCCGTCTTCTGCCGCAACGTCATCATTTACTTTGACCGCCAGACCCAGGAGGCCATTCTGCAACGGATCTGCCGGCACCTGGCGCCGGGCGGTTATCTGTTTATGGGCCATTCTGAAACGCTGAACGGGATGAATCTGCCTCTGCAGCTCGTAACATCGTCCATCTACAGGAAACGCCATGACGACGCATAAAATCCCCCCTGCCCATCTCTATCTGAAGCCCGGTGAAATGTCGATTCTGGAAATGCCGACGCTCGTGACCACCATTCTCGGCTCGTGTGTGGCGGTGACCCTCTACAACCGGCGTCTGGAGGTCGCGGCGATCAGTCATGCGCTTCTGCCGCACTGCAAAAGACGCACCTACAAAAATAATGTCCGTGACCTTTTGCACGGCGAGTGCGCGCGGTGCTCCGATGCATTCAAATATGTGGACTGCGCAGTTTCCATGATGATCGAAGCTTTTTCCCGCTTCGGCATCACCGCGGATGAAACACAGGTGCAACTTTACGGCGGCGCGAAGATGATTGCCGCGCCAAAGCAGCAGGGCGGCATGGAACCGGTCGGCCTGCAAAATTCCAACGTGGCGCAAAAAGTTATTGCCGATCACGGCCTGACATTGTACGCTTACGACATCGGCGGAGCAGCGGGCCGGAAAATCAGCTTTAACACAAAAACAGGAAATATCGCGCTGCACAAAGCGGTCAGGAATGCCCCGGAGAATCAGCCGGCGGATCTAAAACGACCGGAGGACAAGTTCCATGGTAAAAAATAAGAAAATCCGCGTACTGGTCGTCGACGACTCCGCCGTGGTCCGGCAAACCATTACGGAAATACTCAATTCCGATCCGGACATTGAAGTTATCGCGACGGCCGCGGATCCGATCATCGCCGCACAAAGGATGCAGGAACAAATTCCCGATGTCATCACGCTGGACGTGGAAATGCCGCGGATGGACGGTATCACTTTTTTGCAGAAAATCATGAGCCAGCATCCGCTTCCGGTCGTCATCTGCTCATCACTGGCGGAAGAAAATTCCGCGACAACCCTCAGGGCGCTCGAATACGGCGCGGTGGATATCATCCGGAAACCGAGGCTCGGCACGCGACAATTTCTGGAAGAGTCGAAAATCCGCATCTGCGACGCCGTCAGGGCGGCGGCCCAGGCCAGGCTGCGGCGCTCCTCCGCGCGTCCGCTCGTCGAACCGAAGCTGACGGCGGACGCAATGATGCCCAAACCGAAGACAAACGCGATGGTGGAAACAACGGAAAAAGTAATTGTGGTCGGCGCGTCCACCGGCGGCACGGAGGCCATCCGCGTTTTCCTGGAAAAACTGCCGCCGGATTCGCCCGGCATCGTCATCGTCCAGCATATGCCGGAGAACTTCACCAAATCGTTTGCCGCCCGCCTCGACTCGTTGTGCCGCGTCTCCGTGAAGGAAGCGGCCGACGATGACACGGTTATGACGGGACGGGCGCTGATCGCTCCCGGCAACTATCATATACTGCTCAAGCGCAGCGGCGCGCGCTACTATGTGGAGGTCAAAGCGGGGCCTCTGGTATCCAGGCATAGGCCATCCGTGGATGTCCTGTTCCGCTCCGCCGCCCGCTACGCCGGGCCCAACGCCGTTGGCGTCATCATGACCGGCATGGGCGATGACGGCGCCAAAGGCATGCTGGAAATGAAAGAAGCGGGCGCCTGTACCATCGCCCAGGACGAGGCCACCTGCGTTGTCTATGGCATGCCTCTGGAAGCCGTCAAGCTAGGAGCGGTGGATAAGATATCCCCTCTGGAAGCCATTGCCGACAAGGTGCTCCGGCAATGCAGGGAAAAGTGAATGCCATGAAGCGTATTCTGGTGATTGACGACGACGACACACTCAGAGCCATGCTCAAAAGACTTTTTTGCGCCGCCGGGTATGACGTGGCCGTCGCCGAAGACGGGATGGAGGCGATCCGGATTCAGCAGGCCCGGCCTTTCGATCTCATCATGACAGACCTGGTGATGCCCGAAAAAGAAGGGATTGAAGTCATCATGGAATTTCGTAAAAAATATCCGGCTACAAAAATCATTGCCATGTCCGGCGGCGGACGGATCCATCCGGATCAGTATCTCGAGCTGGCCAGAAGTCTGGGCGCTCAGAGAGCGTTTACCAAACCGTTCAAGGCCAAAGAAGTTCTGGCAGCGGTAAAAGAACTACTCAAAGACGAAGGTTGATTAATATTTCACGAGGATGAAATGGGAATACCCCTGCGAATTCTGATGATCGAAGATACGGCAAAGGATAGTTTGCCGCTATTGAATATACTCATGGAAGGCGGCTATGAACCCGACTGTCTGCGGGTGGCAACACCTGCGGGCATGCGCGACGTCCTCTGGAATAAACCGTGGAACATCATTCTAATGAACGACCGGCCCGTCGCGGAAGTGCTGGCTGCTCTTGCCCTGTTGAGAGAAGTCGATCTCGACATTCCCCTGATCATCATTTCCGGCGCCGCGACCGAAGAAACGGTTGCCCGATGCATGCGGATGGGCGCCCGCGATTATCTCCGCAAGGAAAATCTGTCGGGGCTGCCCTCGGTCATAGCCAGAGAACTGGCTGATGCCGAAATGAGGATTTTGAGCAGACAGGTGGAACAGGAATGGCGCAGAAACTGGGAAAAATACCGGCTCATCGCTGAAACCACCATGGACCTCATTGCGATTACGGATCTCGAATTCGAGATGAAATATATCAATAAAGCCGTCAGAACGCTGCTGGGAGGCCTTGATCCGATCGGTCTTAACCTCACCGATTTCACGCCGCCTGAACTGCATCCTCTGCAGCAGGAGATGATGCGGAAAAGACGGAATGGATTCAGCGGGGTTTTATCTTTTGAATGGCAAATCGTGGACGCAACAGGCAAGCTGCTGATCATGGATGTACAGTCGCAGCTGCTCACGGAAAACGGATCGCCGGCCGGCGTGTTATTTGTCGCCCGCGATATGACCGAACTCAAGCAGGCCCAGGAGGCGCTGAAGAAAGAAAAAGAAAATCTGGATGCCATTTTCGATTCTTCACCCATCGGCATGCTGGTGCTCGATGCCGATCTGAACATTGTCCGGATCAACACGGCCATAGCGTCGCTGGTCGACGGACGGCCCCTGGAAATGCTGCAGCACCGCCCCGGCCGCGCGATGGGCTGCCTTCACAGCAAACAGGATCCGCGCGGCTGCGGCTACTCACCCTCCTGTCCGCTTTGTCCGCTGCAAAGCGGTGTGGCGTCGGTTATCGGCACGGGTTCTCCCCTGCGCGGCGTCGAGTTCGCCATGAATTTATCCCGCCAGGGAAAGATCCATGAAATCTGGGTGCGGGCGGGCGCCGAGCCGATCAATCTGAATGGAAAACGACATGTGCTGGTGGCTCTGGACGATATCACGCGGCGGAAAAAAGCGGAAGACGAGATACGGCAGTCGGAGGAAAAATATCGAACCATTATCGAATCCATCCATGACGGATACTTTGAGACGGATCTGGCCGGCACCATTACTTTCGTTAACGACGCGGCCTGCAGAAATCTCGGCTACAGCCCTTCGGAATTGCTGGGGATGAACAGCACACAATTCACCGACGAAAGAAACGCCAGAGCGGTTTACAGGGTATTCAATAAAGTCTACCAAACGGGGGATCCCGCTAAGGGCTTTGACTTTGAAGCAATCAGAAAAGACGGCACTAAATTTTATCATGAGATATCGGCGTCCCTGATCCGGAATTCAAGGGGCGAACCGACCGGGTTCCGGGGTATTTCGCGCGACATCACAAAACGCAAGCTGGCGGAGGAAGAAATGAAAAAAGCCAAAGCGGCCGCGGAATCCGCCAACGCCGCCAAAAGTGAATTCCTCGCCAACATGAGCCACGAAATCCGCACACCCATGAACGGTGTGATCGGCATGAGTGACCTGCTTCTGGATACCCGGTTGACCGACGAACAGCGTCAGTTTGCCGAAATCATCCGCAAGAGCAGCGCCTCTCTGCTCACGCTGCTTAATGATATTCTTGACCTGTCCAAAATCGAGGCGAACAAACTCGATCTGGAAAAGCTGGATTTCAACCTGCGGATAACCATCGAGGACATTGCCGAAATGGCCGCCATCACCGCTCAGGACAAGGGTCTGGAAATCGCGGCGTTTATGGAGCCGGATGTGCCGACTCTGCTGACAGGCGATCCCGGACGCCTGCGTCAGGCCATGATTAACCTGACCGGTAATGCCGTGAAATTCACGCCAAAGGGACAGGTGATTATCAGGGTGTCCCGCGTCCTTGAAGACGACCGGTCCGTTACCCTGCGCTTTACGGTCTCCGACACCGGCATCGGCATACCGCCAAACCGGATCGAAGCCCTTTTTTCTCCTTTTGTCCAGGCGGACAGTTCCACAACGCGTAAGTACGGCGGATCGGGGCTTGGCCTGGCCATCACGAGGCAGCTGGCCGAATTGATGGGCGGCAGAGCCGGCTGCAAAAGTGAAGAGGGAAAAGGGTCCAGCTTCTGGTTTACCGCCGTCTTCGAAAAACAACAGGAAGCCCCGGAGGTGCAGACGGATATCTTTGCGGATATCAGCGGCGTGAAAGTTCTGGTGGTGGACGATAATGCCGTAAGCAGGCTGCTGGCGATGACGTTGCTGGCCGATT encodes the following:
- a CDS encoding chemotaxis protein CheR, with translation MTDSEFFRIGEFIQKQCGIKMPLSKKIMVQGRLHKRVRLLHLPSFGDYADYVFSPAGTEEELYHMIDAVTTNKTDFFRESKHFDFLTAHVLPRGGEMYSTTRHMQFWSAGCSTGEEPYTLAMVLAEHARRHPSFHFSITATDISTKVLRQAATAIYPHDKIEPVPMALRKQYLLKSRNGRDVRIAPGLRACVKFARLNFMDTRYAMPDAFDAVFCRNVIIYFDRQTQEAILQRICRHLAPGGYLFMGHSETLNGMNLPLQLVTSSIYRKRHDDA
- a CDS encoding chemotaxis protein CheD, whose product is MTTHKIPPAHLYLKPGEMSILEMPTLVTTILGSCVAVTLYNRRLEVAAISHALLPHCKRRTYKNNVRDLLHGECARCSDAFKYVDCAVSMMIEAFSRFGITADETQVQLYGGAKMIAAPKQQGGMEPVGLQNSNVAQKVIADHGLTLYAYDIGGAAGRKISFNTKTGNIALHKAVRNAPENQPADLKRPEDKFHGKK
- a CDS encoding chemotaxis response regulator protein-glutamate methylesterase, which gives rise to MVKNKKIRVLVVDDSAVVRQTITEILNSDPDIEVIATAADPIIAAQRMQEQIPDVITLDVEMPRMDGITFLQKIMSQHPLPVVICSSLAEENSATTLRALEYGAVDIIRKPRLGTRQFLEESKIRICDAVRAAAQARLRRSSARPLVEPKLTADAMMPKPKTNAMVETTEKVIVVGASTGGTEAIRVFLEKLPPDSPGIVIVQHMPENFTKSFAARLDSLCRVSVKEAADDDTVMTGRALIAPGNYHILLKRSGARYYVEVKAGPLVSRHRPSVDVLFRSAARYAGPNAVGVIMTGMGDDGAKGMLEMKEAGACTIAQDEATCVVYGMPLEAVKLGAVDKISPLEAIADKVLRQCREK
- a CDS encoding response regulator translates to MKRILVIDDDDTLRAMLKRLFCAAGYDVAVAEDGMEAIRIQQARPFDLIMTDLVMPEKEGIEVIMEFRKKYPATKIIAMSGGGRIHPDQYLELARSLGAQRAFTKPFKAKEVLAAVKELLKDEG